The sequence below is a genomic window from Granulicatella elegans.
TTTTATTCGCTCTGCTTTGTTATGGAATATTTTTCTATGTGCTATTCCGCAAAGAAATGAATCCACCAAATTGGAAAACATACCTACATAAGGAAAAAGAATTACAAGGCCCGTCAGAAAAACAACAAGAGATTTATGAAAAAGCAGGTTTAACAGAAAGTGATGTTTCTTTCTTTAGAGAAAAGATGAATCGAGCAAAAATTCAAATTCAACAAATTGAAGTTTATACAAAACAAAATAATAAACTAGAAGCGATTGCAAATCGTTATCAAATCATCACCGTTTTAAAAGATTATTTCAAGGAAATCGTCCAACATCCGGAACGATTGCATGCCGTTGATAAGTTTTTAAATACTT
It includes:
- a CDS encoding 5-bromo-4-chloroindolyl phosphate hydrolysis family protein, producing the protein MKKHMIQAIKLFFFVAVSVGVYEKMDNTAEMFLFALLCYGIFFYVLFRKEMNPPNWKTYLHKEKELQGPSEKQQEIYEKAGLTESDVSFFREKMNRAKIQIQQIEVYTKQNNKLEAIANRYQIITVLKDYFKEIVQHPERLHAVDKFLNTYLPGLEEMMEKYIEIEQHISKTQETYQMLDQTMDFIGDCCLQIEADYQKFQAQDFSDLNLEREHLQQQSQKEEFEDF